From a region of the Tachypleus tridentatus isolate NWPU-2018 chromosome 1, ASM421037v1, whole genome shotgun sequence genome:
- the LOC143249512 gene encoding nuclear envelope phosphatase-regulatory subunit 1-like, whose product MSLEQTACEDLKAFERRLTEVIAYLQPQTKRWRVILFIISTCTAIGAWQWLMDPQTSEVSFCQSLMNHMFFTISSIILVILFLLGIHKRVVAPSIIVSRGRQVLGDFNMSCDDSGRLILKPRPTTS is encoded by the exons ATGTCGTTAGAGCAGACAGCATGTGAAG ATTTGAAAGCATTTGAAAGAAGATTGACTGAAGTTATTGCATATTTACAACCACAAACGAAAAGATGGAGAG TAATCCTTTTCATCATTTCAACTTGTACAGCTATTGGAGCATGGCAGTGGCTTATGGATCCTCAGACATCTGAg gtTAGCTTTTGCCAGTCTTTGATGAATCATATGTTTTTTACCATAAGTAGTATCATTCTTGTAATACTCTTTCTACTTGGAATTCATAAACGAGTTGTAGCACCTTCAAT TATTGTATCTAGAGGAAGACAAGTATTGGGTGATTTTAACATGTCTTGTGATgat AGTGGAAGATTGATTTTAAAGCCACGCCCCACAACGTCATGA